From one Passer domesticus isolate bPasDom1 chromosome 15, bPasDom1.hap1, whole genome shotgun sequence genomic stretch:
- the MPRIP gene encoding myosin phosphatase Rho-interacting protein isoform X2 has product MAAKDNPCRKFQANIFNKSKCQNCFKPRESHLLNDEDLNQAKPIYGGWLLLAPEGTDFDNPVHRSRKWQRRFFILYEHGLLRYALDEMPTTLPQGTINMNQCTDVVDGEGRTGQKFSLCILTPEKEHFIRAENKEIISGWLEMLIVYPRTNKQNQKKKRKVEPPTPQEPGPAKMAVTSSNIPSAEKVPATKSTLWQEEMRGKDQADGGSGIGPAQSPMQGPAGAASSLKDPVLDSKEEESSMNGDRIDCGRKTRVESGYFSLEKTKQDSKLEEQQLPPPPSPPSPSTPNNSFSLNSLDSKSSCPMHKDSNNRDVGRGAEKSGRPLSFKASRQYTTLADVPKAIRISNREAFQVERKRLERRTRARSPGREEVARLFGNERRRSQVIEKFEALDIENAEHMETSAPSSETRQGRSEKRVFPRKRDFTCEGAAVGSILDVSASPLSPHRRAKSLDRRSTESSMTPDLLNFKKGWLTKQYEDGQWKKHWFVLTDQSLRYYRDSVAEEAADLDGEIDLSTCYDVTEYPVQRNYGFQIHTKEGEFTLSAMTSGIRRNWIQTIMKHVRPTTAPDVTRKNFSLKLSVLKPSSLPEEKSKTGSSFETGPKPSEKPDAEQAELDTEQKRSRARERRREGRSKTFDWAEFRPIQQALVQERANAADSFPRDSGAADADPGELERERARRREERRKRFEMIDAVDGAGAEEALRMEVDRVLPVPADIKPQNVHVEIEQRWHQVETTPLREEKQIPITPLHLAHAEGQEEGLTKQHLTTLLEKELEQKQKEALELLEQNRHLQDQLKVALGREQSAREGYVLQTEVAASPSGAWQRLHKVNQDLQSELEAQCQRQEVINQQIQSLKRSYAEAKDVIRHHEAEIQSLQARLSNAAAELAIKEQTLAKLKSDLRSEKEKAKEQLEEWQHGEAALSSQLKASEQKLKSAEALLLEKTQELRDLEMQQALQRDHQKEVQRLQDRITDLSGQLNASEQARVLMEEKLQKNYEALLESCEREKQVLIRSLKEVEDKANEYENQLQNSEQQMEILQKEKLSAKFEGSELVHQLEEQLAMKEASIQKLAEHIKELERERDQIKCRFHELMNQVAESDNEVAKLQAKLKMEETNYHNLEQSFEKVSDQFRGVQEVLKEKEEELRHVKEMHLRIVEKKDQDLSEALVKVVALDSSLEETKVKLKAKEEALKKLASVSTGPCPEEAEDLGPSLEVDESHPSQLGQALQTQDVLPALTYALKEEEDEVLETSQRQVEEFGSPSKVVELQDQELVQKALAKPDVGIMGAKRQRIRFSSIQCQKYIHPDGSEKNWTSSTSSDTSQDRSLSEESMSSEPALGYPSSGTSDSETYLSIIHSLETKLYITEEKLKDVTMKLESQHGHNQETLIALHHQWASTESQLREQLQTSLSQVNALISQLESERQEKFKLIESHVSELGGFQMKNDQALTCLEKCREQLRSLPKSDKDKEGDLFLVTLSSMETTLSNAIQALNGAPVPSEHQQSESLTTESPAPEGGDLGEEEHVCKEQQADVFDTGQLRWLSERVAFEASLINQIAESLKNASSEIAQLLREIQGTAEVVLLEPASVSHTAKDLASVLSKKLLLEGEFWSQVEELRTHLSTREGEAEGKTETSLGISPCFLSAVADATLIKAELGFVAEKMRESFHQRLKAIEEELHNTKTALQQHKCMLEEIIKAYRTPEFDRVMHQISEALEIQKDASERTQMSWDGSHVQMVPCQELAKVEETGSAPDRSSEALVSIQEDLAQQLKDKSNVLKEISVALLSLPPEEAVRDCQKLLKMSQSLSYHSCMGDLERYSSLLVHDAIVQAQVCYAACKVRLEHEREMKSYKESLQSMDALCQERVKTASLLRDEYEELLRKQQAEYSEVIAVLERENADLKAKVSQLDSQRRLLEEEGHEHSKSLSELQGRYEEEIRNVIEQLNRTEDALKAERVEGLNQLDAVVRDKQSMEQYHLEQMQTLEEKFQAKIKELQVIHGEELQALQEHYSQNLQRLQETLDEYQRQHPEASPAVAPGPGDTWVAGEAGGTGQDPGSDPDSMHGLRERIQELEAQMNVMRDELENKHLEGNASTLREKYQKDFENLKATCERGFAAMEETHQKKIEDLQRQHQRELEKLREEKDRLLAEETAATISAIEAMKNAHREELERELEKSQRSQISSVNADIEALRRQYLEELQSVQRELEVLSEQYSQKCLENAHLAQALEAERQALRQCQRENQELNAHNQELNNRLAAEITRLRTLLTGEGGGEAAGSPLTQGKDAYELEVLLRVKESEIQYLKQEISSLKDELQTALRDKKYASDKYKDIYTELSIVKAKADCDISRLKEQLKAATEAQGEKSPVNTTVSGYDIMKSKSNPDFLKKDRSSVSRQLRNIRSKSLKEGLTVQERLKLFESRDLKKD; this is encoded by the exons GTGGCTGGAGATGCTGATCGTCTATCCCAGGACAAACAAGCAGAAtcagaagaagaagaggaaggtaGAGCCCCCAACTCCCCAG GAGCCTGGTCCTGCTAAGATGGCTGTGACCAGCAGCAACATTCCCAGCGCTGAGAAGGTCCCTGCCACCAAGTCCACGCTCTGGCAGGAAGAAATGAGGGGCAAAGACCAAGCAGATGGGGGCAGTGGCATtggcccagcccagagccccatgcagggcccagctggggctgccagctccctgaAGGACCCCGTGCTGGACAGCAAAGAAG AGGAGAGCTCCATGAACGGAGACCGGATAGACTGCGGGCGGAAGACGCGCGTCGAGAGCGGGTACTTCTCCTTGGAGAAGACCAAACAAGACTCGAAGCTGGAAGAGCAGCAACTGCCACCCCCACCAAGCccgcccagccccagcaccccgAACAACAG cttctctctgAACTCCTTGGACTCGAAGAGCAGTTGCCCCATGCACAAGGACTCCAACAACAGAGATGTAGGAAGGGGAGCTGAGAAATCGGGGCGTCCCCTTTCTTTTAAAGCCAGCCGGCAGTACACCACCCTGGCCGACGTTCCCAAGGCCATTAGGATCAGTAATCGTGAGGCCTTCCAGGTGGAGAGGAAGCGGCTAGAGCGGAGAACCCGGGCTCGTAGCCCTGGGAGAGAAGAAGTGGCCCGGCTCTTTGGGAATGAGAGAAG GAGGTCCCAGGTGATTGAGAAATTCGAGGCACTGGATATTGAGAACGCGGAGCACATGGAAACGAGCGCCCCGTCCAGCGAGACGCGGCAGGGCAGGAGTGAGAAGAGGGTGTTCCCACGGAAACGG GACTTCACTTGCGAAGGAGCAGCCGTGGGCTCCATTCTGGACGTGTCTGCGTCACCTCTGTCCCCACACCGCCGGGCAAAGTCACTGGACAGAAGGTCCACGGAGTCCTCTATGACG CCTGACCTGCTGAACTTCAAGAAGGGCTGGTTGACAAAGCAGTATGAGGATGGGCAG TGGAAGAAGCACTGGTTTGTGCTGACTGACCAGAGCCTGAGATACTACAGGGATTCAGTGGCAGAGGAG gcagctgaccTGGATGGAGAAATCGATTTATCCACGTGCTACGATGTCACTGAGTACCCAGTTCAGAGGAACTACGGCTTCCAGATCCAT ACAAAGGAAGGGGAGTTCACCCTCTCTGCCATGACGTCGGGCATCCGCCGCAACTGGATCCAGACCATCATGAAACACGTTCGCCCCACCACTGCTCCTGATGTAACAAG GAAAAACTTCTCTTTGAAACTATCCGTGCTGAAGCCCAG CTCGCTGCcggaagagaaaagcaaaacaggCTCTTCCTTCGAGACCGGTCCGAAGCCAAGCGAGAAGCCGGATGCGGAGCAAGCCGAGCTGGACACGGAGCAGAAGCGCAGCCGTGCCCGGGAACGCCGGCGAGAAGGACGCTCCAAGACGTTTGACTGGGCTGAATTCCGCCCCATCCAGCAGGCCCTGGTGCAGGAGCGTGCCAACGCTGCAGACTCCTTCCCCAGGGACAGCGGAGCTGCCGACGCCGACCCCGGGGAGCTGGAGCGGGAGCGGGCCCGGCGGCGGGAGGAGCGGCGCAAGCGCTTCGAGATGATCGATGCCGTGGACGGGGCAGGGGCGGAGGAGGCGCTGAGGATGGAGGTGGACAGGGTCCTGCCTGTCCCAGCAGACATCAAACCGCAGAACGTCCACGTGGAGATCGAGCAGCGCTGGCACCAGGTGGAGACCACGCCGCTGCGGGAGGAGAAGCAGATCCCCATCACGCCCCTGCACCTCGCCCACGCTGAGGGCCAGGAAGAGGGGCTGACGAAGCAGCACCTGACCACGCTGCTGGAGAAGGAG ctggagcagaaaCAGAAGGAGgccctggagctcctggagcagaaccGGCACTTGCAGGATCAGCTGAAAGTGGCTCTGGGCCGGGAGCAGAGCGCCCGGGAGGGCTACGTGTTGCAG ACCGAGGTGGCCGCCTCGCCATCAGGTGCCTGGCAGAGGCTCCACAAAGTCAACCAAGACCTCCAAAGCGAGCTGGAAGCCCAATGCCAGCGTCAAGAGGTGATCAATCAGCAGATTCAGTCGCTGAAGCGCAGCTACGCCGAGGCCAAGGACGTGATCCGGCACCACGAGGCCGAGATTCAGAGCCTGCAGGCGAGGCTCAGTAACGCGGCGGCCGAGCTCGCCATCAAGGAGCAGACCCTGGCCAAGCTCAAGAGCGACCTGAGGAGCGAGAAGGAGAAAGCcaaagagcagctggaggagtgGCAGCACGGCGAGGCCGcgctcagctcccagctgaaGGCCAGCGAGCAGAAGCTGAAGAGCGcggaggctctgctgctggagaagacCCAGGAGCTGCGGGACCTGGAGATGCAGCAGGCTCTGCAGCGGGACCACCAGAAGGAAGTGCAGCGGCTCCAGGACAGGATCACGGACCTCAGCGGGCAGCTGAATGCCAGCGAGCAGGCACGGGTCCTCAtggaggagaagctgcagaagaaCTACGAGGCTTTGCTGGAGAGCTGCGAGAGGGAGAAGCAGGTTTTGATCCGGAGCCTGAAGGAGGTGGAGGACAAGGCCAACGAGTACGAGAATCAGCTGCAGAACAGCGAGCAGCAAATGGAGattctgcagaaggagaagtTGAGCGCCAAGTTCGAAGGCAGCGAGCTCGTCCaccagctggaggagcagctggcCATGAAGGAGGCAAGCATCCAAAAACTTgctgagcacatcaaggagctTGAAAGAGAGAGGGATCAGATCAAGTGCCGGTTCCACGAGCTCATGAATCAGGTGGCCGAGTCAGATAATGAAGTTGCAAAGCTACAAGCAAAGTTGAAAATGGAAGAGACCAACTACCACAATCTGGAGCAGTCGTTCGAGAAGGTGTCGGATCAGTTCCGGGGGGTGCAGGAGGtgctgaaagagaaagaagaagagcTGAGACACGTTAAGGAAATGCACTTGAGAATTGTGGAGAAGAAAGATCAAGATCTCAGTGAGGCTTTGGTTAAAGTGGTTGCTTTAGATAGCAGTTTAGAGGAGACTAAAGTAAAACTAAAGGCCAAGGAGGAGGCTTTAAAGAAATTAGCTAGTGTGAGCACAGGTCCATGTCCTGAGGAGGCAGAAGACCTTGGCCCCAGTCTTGAGGTGGATGAAAGTCATCCATCCCAATTGGGGCAGGCTCTGCAAACTCAGGATGTCCTCCCAGCTCTGACTTATGCactgaaggaggaggaggatgaggttCTTGAGACCAGTCAGAGGCAGGTGGAGGAATTTGGCTCCCCATCTAAAGTTGTAGAGCTCCAGGACCAAGAGTTGGTTCAGAAAGCTTTAGCAAAGCCTGACGTAGGAATCATGGGGGCCAAGAGGCAAAGGATCCGTTTTTCAAGCATCCAGTGTCAAAAATACATCCATCCAGATGGATCAGAGAAAAACTGGACGAGCAGTACCTCTTCAGACACAAGCCAGGACAGATCTCTGTCTGAAGAaagcatgtcctcagagccagCTCTGGGTTACCCCTCATCAGGGACAAGCGATTCTGAGACTTATCTCTCCATCATCCATTCCCTGGAAACCAAACTGTATATTACAGAGGAGAAGCTCAAAGACGTGACGATGAAGCTTGAAAGCCAGCACGGCCATAACCAGGAGACGCTCATCGCCCTCCACCATCAGTGGGCCAGCACGGAGTCCCAGCTGCGGGAACAGCTTCAGACCAGCTTGTCCCAAGTCAATGCTTTGATCTCACAGCTGGAGAGCGAGAGGCAGGAAAAGTTCAAGCTCATAGAAAGTCACGTCAGCGAGCTGGGAGGTTTCCAGATGAAAAACGATCAAGCGCTGACTTGCTTAGAGAAGTGCAGGGAGCAGCTAAGATCCTTGCCCAAATCAGACAAGGATAAAGAGGGTGATTTGTTCCTTGTTACTCTGTCTAGCATGGAAACAACTTTATCAAACGCAATCCAAGCCTTGAATGGAGCGCCAGTCCCATCGGAGCATCAGCAGAGTGAAAGCCTCACCACGGAGAGCCCCGCTCCAGAAGGAGGGGATTTGGGAGAAGAGGAGCACGTCTGCAAGGAGCAGCAAGCAGATGTGTTTGACACTGGCCAGCTGAGGTGGCTTTCTGAGAGGGTGGCATTTGAGGCCTCTCTCATCAACCAAATAGCAGAGTCTTTGAAAAATGCGAGCTCTGAGATAGCCCAGCTTCTGAGAGAGATCCAGGGAACGGCCGAGGTGGTTTTGTTGGAGCCAGCAAGTGTTTCTCATACAGCCAAGGATTTGGCCAGCGTCCTGTCtaaaaagctgctgctggaaggggaGTTTTGGAGCCAGGTGGAGGAGCTGAGAACACACTTGAGCACTAGagaaggagaagctgagggTAAAACAGAAACAAGTTTGGGCATTTCCCCATGTTTTCTCAGTGCTGTAGCAGATGCTACATTGATCAAGGCAGAACTTGGGTTTGTTgcagagaaaatgagagaaTCTTTTCATCAGAGATTAAAAGCAATTGAAGAAGAGCTCCATAATACCAAAACAgctctccagcagcacaaaTGCATGTTGGAGGAGATCATCAAAGCGTACAGGACTCCTGAGTTTGACAGAGTTATGCACCAGATTTCTGAAGCACTTGAAATACAAAAAGATGCTTCAGAAAGAACCCAGATGTCTTGGGATGGGAGCCATGTCCAGATGGTGCCGTGCCAGGAATTAGCCAAGGTGGAGGAGACTGGCAGCGCCCCAGACCGTAGTAGTGAAGCTCTTGTTTCCATTCAGGAAGATCTTGCCCAGCAGCTAAAGGACAAATCCAATGTTCTGAAGGAGATCTCTGTTGCCTTACTCTCTCTGCCTCCCGAGGAGGCTGTGAGAGACTGTCAGAAGCTCCTGAAGATGTCCCAGAGTCTTTCCTACCACTCGTGCATGGGAGACCTGGAGCGGTATTCGTCTTTGTTGGTCCACGATGCCATTGTTCAGGCTCAGGTTTGCTATGCCGCCTGCAAGGTCCGGCTGGAGCACGAGAGGGAGATGAAGTCCTACAAGGAGTCCCTGCAGAGCATGGatgccctgtgccaggagcgCGTGAAGACGGCGTCTCTGCTGCGGGACGAGTACGAGGAGCTGCTCAGGAAGCAGCAGGCCGAGTACAGCGAGGTGATCGCCGTGCTGGAGAGGGAGAACGCTGAcctcaaggcaaaggtgtccCAGCTGGACAGCCAGCGGCGGCTCTTGGAGGAGGAGGGGCACGAGCACAGCAAGAGCTTGAGCGAGCTGCAGGGGCGGTACGAGGAGGAGATCCGAAACGTCATCGAGCAGCTCAACAGGACAGAGGATGCCCTGAAGGCCGAGAGGGTGGAGGGGCTCAACCAGCTGGACGCCGTTGTCCGCGACAAGCAGAGCATGGAGCAGTACCACCTGGAGCAGATGCAAACGCTGGAGGAGAAGTTCCAGGCCAAGATCAAGGAGCTGCAGGTCATCCACGGCGAGGAGCTGCAGGCGCTGCAGGAGCACTACAGCCAGAACCTGCAGCGCCTGCAAGAGACCCTTGATGAGTACCAGAGGCAGCACCCAGAGGCATCCCCCGCGGTGGCCCcgggccctggggacacctgggtggCCGGCGAGGCGGGTGGCACCGGGCAGGACCCCGGCAGTGACCCGGACTCCATGCACGGCCTGAGGGAACGCATCCAGGAGCTGGAGGCCCAGATGAACGTCATGAGGGATGAGCTGGAGAACAAACATCTGGAGGGGAACGCTTCCACTTTGAGGGAAAAATACCAGAAGGACTTTGAAAACCTAAAG GCAACATGTGAGAGGGGCTTTGCAGCCATGGAGGAGACGCACCAGAAGAAGATCGAGGACCTGCAGCGGCAGCACCAGcgggagctggagaagctgcgGGAGGAGAAGGATCGCCTGCTGGCAGAGGAAACTGCTGCCACCATCTCAG CCATCGAAGCCATGAAGAACGCGCACCGCGAGGAGCTGGAGcgggagctggagaagtcccagCGCTCCCAGATCAGCAGCGTCAACGCCGACATCGAGGCCCTCCGGAGGCAGTACCT ggaggagctgcagtcGGTGCAGCGGGAGCTGGAGGTGCTTTCGGAGCAGTATTCCCAGAAGTGTTTGGAGAACGCCCACCTGGCGCAGGCGCTGGAGGCTGAGAGGCAGGCCCTCCGCCAGTGCCAGCGGGAGAACCAGGAGCTCAACGCCCACAACCAG gAGCTGAATAACCGCCTGGCTGCGGAGATCACGCGACTGCGGACGCTGCTGACCGGGGAGGGCGGGGGAGAGGCTGCTGGGTCGCCTCTCACACAGGGCAAGGACGCCTACGAGCTGGag GTCCTGCTGCGGGTGAAAGAATCTGAAATCCAGTACCTGAAGCAGGAGATCAGCTCCCTCAAAGACGAGCTGCAGACAGCACTGAGG GATAAGAAATACGCCAGCGACAAGTACAAAGACATCTACACGGAGCTGAGCATCGTGAAGGCCAAGGCAGACTGTGATATCAGCAGGTTGAAAGagcagctgaaagcagccaCAGAAGCTCAGGGAGAGAAATCCCCTGTGAACACCACTGTATCGGGATATG ATATTATGAAATCAAAAAGCAACCCTGATTTCTTGAAGAAAGACAGATCCAGTGTTAGCCGGCAACTAAGGAATATCAGGTCAAAG